In Oxyura jamaicensis isolate SHBP4307 breed ruddy duck unplaced genomic scaffold, BPBGC_Ojam_1.0 oxyUn_random_OJ101838, whole genome shotgun sequence, one DNA window encodes the following:
- the LOC118160131 gene encoding transportin-3-like has product MALKKLLSQEPSNGLSSDPTVPLDRLAVIFRHTNPIVENGQIHPCQKVIQEIWPVLSETLNKHSADNRIVERCCRCLRFAVRCVGKGSAALLQPLVTQMVNVYRAHQHSCFLYLGSILVDEYGMEEGCRQGLLDMLQALCIPTFQLLEQPNGLQNHPDTVDDLFRLAARFIQRSPVTLLRSQVMIPILQWAIAATTLDHRDANCSVMKFLRDLIHTGVANDHEEDFEVRKELIGQVMNQLGQQLVNQLLHTCCFCLPPYTLPDVAEVLWEIMQIDRPTFCRWLENSLKGLPKETTGGAIQVTHKQLTDFHKQVTSAEECKQVCWALRDFTRLFR; this is encoded by the exons ATGGCGCTGAAGAAG ctgctctctcagGAGCCGAGCAACGGCCTCTCCTCAGACCCTACAGTGCCCCTGGACCGACTCGCCGTCATATTTAG GCATACCAATCCCATCGTAGAAAACGGGCAGATCCACCCGTGCCAAAAAGTCATTCAGGAG ATCTGGCCCGTGCTGTCGGAGACCCTGAACAAACACAGTGCCGATAACCGCATCGTGGagcgctgctgccgctgcctgCGCTTCGCCGTCCGCTGCGTGGGCAAAGGCTCGGCCGCGCTGCTGCAGCCGCTCGTCACGCAG ATGGTGAACGTGTACCGGGCGCACCAGCACTCCTGCTTCCTCTACCTGGGCAGCATCCTGGTGGACGAGTACGGCATGGAGGAGGGCTGCCGGCAGGGGCTGCTCGACATGCTGCAG GCGCTCTGCATCCCCACCTTCCAGCTCCTCGAGCAGCCCAACGGCCTCCAGAACCACCCGGACACCGTGGACGACCTCTTCCGACTCGCAGCCAG GTTCATCCAGCGCAGCCCCGTCACCCTGCTGCGCAGCCAGGTGATGATCCCCATCCTGCAGTGGGCCATCGCCGCCACCACCCTGGACCACCGGGACGCCAACTGCAGCGTCATGAAGTTCCTGCGCGACCTCATCCACACCGGGGTGGCCAACGAC CACGAGGAGGACTTTGAGGTGCGGAAGGAGCTGATCGGGCAGGTGATGAACCAGCTGGGCCAGCAGCTCGTCAACCAGCTGCTGCACACgtgctgcttctgcctgccCCCCTACACCCTGCCCGACGTCGCCGAGGTGCTCTGGGAGATCATGCAGATCGACCGGCCG ACGTTTTGTCGCTGGCTGGAGAATTCCCTGAAGGGCTTACCGAAGGAGACGACGGGGGGAGCCATCCAGGTCACACACAAGCAGCTGACAGACTTCCACAAGCAGGTCACGAG